A window of the Brassica oleracea var. oleracea cultivar TO1000 chromosome C1, BOL, whole genome shotgun sequence genome harbors these coding sequences:
- the LOC106317912 gene encoding transcription factor JUNGBRUNNEN 1 translates to MEEAMGSWDTRREEQEEEEKQVLKLPGFRFHPTDEELVGFYLSKKVFLKKSSKIDEIISQIDIYKFDPWDLPRSRNTEKESYFFCRRGRKYRNSIRPNRVTGSGFWKATGIDKPVYSDGSSKAVIGLKKTLVYYLGSAGKGSKTDWMMHEFRLPTANDTIPGGSTLVNPTPSSLLHAEVWTLCRIFKRNVSSRKYTPDWRELAGGKRMKPQQSKYQEAYISFGDNESSSSTNNINVMEPKENYERNVFQLRQTPHQHQPIPVDTTITTQVDSTVPHFSNDNIHDITYENWDELRSVVEFAFGPSFLS, encoded by the exons ATGGAGGAGGCGATGGGATCATGGGACACAAGAAGGGAAGAACAAGAAGAAGAAGAGAAACAAGTGTTAAAACTTCCAGGGTTTAGGTTTCATCCGACCGATGAAGAGCTTGTAGGTTTTTATCTCTCTAAAAAAGTATTCCTCAAGAAATCCAGCAAGATAGATGAGATAATCAGCCAAATTGATATCTATAAATTCGATCCATGGGATCTTCCTC GCTCAAGGAATACGGAAAAGGAGAGCTACTTCTTCTGCAGGAGAGGAAGAAAGTACAGAAACAGCATAAGACCGAACCGAGTGACTGGTTCCGGTTTTTGGAAAGCCACAGGAATCGATAAGCCTGTCTATTCCGATGGCTCCAGCAAAGCCGTGATAGGTCTAAAGAAGACACTCGTTTATTATCTTGGAAGCGCCGGGAAAGGAAGCAAGACTGATTGGATGATGCACGAGTTTCGCCTCCCAACAGCCAATGACACCATCCCTGGTGGCTCCACTCTCGTTAACCCTACTCCTTCTTCCTTGTTACATGCT GAAGTGTGGACGTTATGCCGGATATTCAAGAGAAATGTGTCTAGTAGAAAATACACTCCGGACTGGAGAGAGTTAGCAGGTGGGAAACGCATGAAGCCGCAACAATCTAAGTATCAAGAAGCTTATATCAGTTTTGGTGACAATGAGAGTAGTAGTAGTACCAATAATATCAACGTTATGGAACCCAAAGAGAACTATGAGAGGAACGTTTTCCAGCTTCGCCAAACGCCCCATCAACACCAGCCCATTCCAGTGGACACAACTATTACTACACAAGTCGATAGTACGGTTCCACATTTCTCAAACGACAACATTCACGATATAACCTACGAGAACTGGGAC
- the LOC106301500 gene encoding feruloyl CoA ortho-hydroxylase 2-like, with translation METMSANYEDRDTLFNFVVKEGNGVKGLIDSGISCVPQPFVQPLSERIATPNGQTCEAVQPIDISQLDGPCHTEVAKQIVEAAETLGFFQVVNHGVSVELLELLKMSAHEFFEQPPENKAVYLKEVSPSKLVKYGTSFVPEKEKAIEWKDYVSMLYTNDDEALQHWPLQCREVALDFLKSSMAMVKRIVEVLVEDVGVILEEERMNSLMGTKMVNMNYYPTCPSPELTIGVGRHSDMGMLTVLLQDGIGGLYVKVDNGDWLEIPPLNGALVINVGDTLQILSNGKYKSAEHRVRTTNIGSRVSVPIFTAPNPSEKIGPLPEVVERDGVARYKEVLFQDYMNNFFSQPHDGKKSLDFARAD, from the exons ATGGAGACAATGTCTGCCAATTACGAGGACCGAGACACACTGTTCAACTTCGTGGTCAAAGAAGGTAATGGCGTGAAGGGTCTGATAGACTCTGGCATATCTTGTGTTCCACAGCCTTTTGTCCAACCGCTCTCTGAGCGAATCGCGACCCCAAACGGCCAAACGTGTGAAGCTGTCCAGCCAATAGATATTTCCCAGCTAGACGGTCCATGCCACACGGAGGTGGCCAAACAAATTGTTGAAGCTGCTGAGACGCTTGGCTTCTTCCAG GTGGTGAACCATGGTGTTTCGGTAGAGCTGCTTGAATTGCTGAAAATGTCAGCTCATGAGTTTTTCGAACAACCTCCTGAGAACAAAGCGGTTTACCTAAAAGAAGTGAGTCCAAGCAAGCTAGTTAAGTACGGGACAAGCTTCGTACCAGAGAAGGAGAAGGCCATTGAGTGGAAAGATTATGTGAGCATGCTTTACACCAATGACGACGAGGCTCTTCAACACTGGCCTCTACAATGCAG AGAGGTGGCACTTGATTTCCTAAAATCATCAATGGCAATGGTGAAAAGAATAGTTGAAGTTTTGGTGGAGGATGTAGGAGTGATCCTTGAAGAAGAGAGAATGAACAGTTTGATGGGGACCAAGATGGTCAACATGAACTACTACCCAACATGTCCCAGCCCCGAGCTCACTATAGGCGTCGGTCGTCACTCCGACATGGGAATGTTAACTGTTTTATTACAAGATGGCATTGGTGGTCTCTACGTTAAAGTAGATAACGGTGACTGGCTTGAGATCCCTCCTCTCAATGGAGCCTTAGTCATCAATGTTGGCGATACTTTGCAG ATTCTAAGCAATGGGAAGTATAAAAGTGCGGAGCATAGGGTTCGAACCACAAACATCGGATCGAGAGTCTCTGTGCCTATTTTCACGGCACCTAATCCCTCGGAGAAGATTGGTCCATTGCCCGAAGTGGTGGAACGTGACGGGGTGGCTCGTTACAAAGAGGTGTTATTTCAAGACTACATGAACAACTTCTTCAGCCAACCACACGATGGCAAGAAGTCTCTCGACTTTGCTCGTGCCGATTGA
- the LOC106299084 gene encoding zinc finger protein CONSTANS-LIKE 4-like isoform X3, protein MASSHPQFYSDFTFSGETPSQFHGSSSCPDVSALSNYFDDGYGSFNPTSNPKSTFFPQVFGASDVSVPDYNNYYQKVGENVNGTQYFHVGDQEYYGYSPEIKSLFHLSTGEQSWQGNSEGRTQAEPNTKVGRYSVEERKDRIMRYLKKKNQRNFNKTIKYVCRKTLADRRVRVRGRFARNNDTCEQQSHMSKNHNNHSEKDEDVFSGSDDYLIQMETDDRWLQEAMSSLISFPCELNAPADVHHPNTWSF, encoded by the exons ATGGCATCATCTCATCCTCAGTTCTACTCCGATTTCACATTTTCCGGTGAGACTCCGTCGCAGTTTCACGGCTCGTCTTCATGTCCTGACGTCTCAGCTTTATCCAATTACTTTGACGACGGCTACGGCTCCTTCAACCCAACTTCTAACCCGAAATCCACGTTTTTCCCGCAAGTTTTTGGGGCTTCTGACGTTTCTGTGCCGGATTACAACAATTACTACCAGAAAGTGGGTGAGAATGTGAATGGCACACAATATTTTCATGTTGGGGATCAAGAGTACTACGGGTATTCACCGGAGATCAAGTCCTTGTTCCATCTGTCCACTGGAGAGCAATCCTGG CAGGGAAATAGTGAAGGACGGACACAAGCTGAGCCGAACACAAAAGTGGGACGCTATTCGGTTGAAGAACGTAAAGACAGAATCATGAGGTACTTGAAGAAAAAGAACCAACGCAACTTCAATAAGACTATCAAG TATGTGTGTCGTAAAACCCTAGCTGATCGGCGTGTTCGTGTTCGAGGACGGTTTGCAAGAAACAATGACACATGTGAGCAACAATCTCACATGTCTAAGAATCACAACAACCATTCTGAAAAAGACGAAGATGTGTTTTCTGGATCAGACGACTATCTAATCCAG ATGGAAACCGACGATAGATGGCTTCAAGAGGCAATGTCTAGTCTGATTTCATTTCCTTGTGAATTGAACGCTCCTGCCGATGTTCATCATCCAAACACATGGAGCTTCTGA
- the LOC106299084 gene encoding two-component response regulator-like APRR1 isoform X4, which produces MASSHPQFYSDFTFSGETPSQFHGSSSCPDVSALSNYFDDGYGSFNPTSNPKSTFFPQVFGASDVSVPDYNNYYQKVGENVNGTQYFHVGDQEYYGYSPEIKSLFHLSTGEQSWGNSEGRTQAEPNTKVGRYSVEERKDRIMRYLKKKNQRNFNKTIKYVCRKTLADRRVRVRGRFARNNDTCEQQSHMSKNHNNHSEKDEDVFSGSDDYLIQMETDDRWLQEAMSSLISFPCELNAPADVHHPNTWSF; this is translated from the exons ATGGCATCATCTCATCCTCAGTTCTACTCCGATTTCACATTTTCCGGTGAGACTCCGTCGCAGTTTCACGGCTCGTCTTCATGTCCTGACGTCTCAGCTTTATCCAATTACTTTGACGACGGCTACGGCTCCTTCAACCCAACTTCTAACCCGAAATCCACGTTTTTCCCGCAAGTTTTTGGGGCTTCTGACGTTTCTGTGCCGGATTACAACAATTACTACCAGAAAGTGGGTGAGAATGTGAATGGCACACAATATTTTCATGTTGGGGATCAAGAGTACTACGGGTATTCACCGGAGATCAAGTCCTTGTTCCATCTGTCCACTGGAGAGCAATCCTGG GGAAATAGTGAAGGACGGACACAAGCTGAGCCGAACACAAAAGTGGGACGCTATTCGGTTGAAGAACGTAAAGACAGAATCATGAGGTACTTGAAGAAAAAGAACCAACGCAACTTCAATAAGACTATCAAG TATGTGTGTCGTAAAACCCTAGCTGATCGGCGTGTTCGTGTTCGAGGACGGTTTGCAAGAAACAATGACACATGTGAGCAACAATCTCACATGTCTAAGAATCACAACAACCATTCTGAAAAAGACGAAGATGTGTTTTCTGGATCAGACGACTATCTAATCCAG ATGGAAACCGACGATAGATGGCTTCAAGAGGCAATGTCTAGTCTGATTTCATTTCCTTGTGAATTGAACGCTCCTGCCGATGTTCATCATCCAAACACATGGAGCTTCTGA
- the LOC106299084 gene encoding zinc finger protein CONSTANS-LIKE 4-like isoform X1, with translation MASSHPQFYSDFTFSGETPSQFHGSSSCPDVSALSNYFDDGYGSFNPTSNPKSTFFPQVFGASDVSVPDYNNYYQKVGENVNGTQYFHVGDQEYYGYSPEIKSLFHLSTGEQSWQGNSEGRTQAEPNTKVGRYSVEERKDRIMRYLKKKNQRNFNKTIKYVCRKTLADRRVRVRGRFARNNDTCEQQSHMSKNHNNHSEKDEDVFSGSDDYLIQQMETDDRWLQEAMSSLISFPCELNAPADVHHPNTWSF, from the exons ATGGCATCATCTCATCCTCAGTTCTACTCCGATTTCACATTTTCCGGTGAGACTCCGTCGCAGTTTCACGGCTCGTCTTCATGTCCTGACGTCTCAGCTTTATCCAATTACTTTGACGACGGCTACGGCTCCTTCAACCCAACTTCTAACCCGAAATCCACGTTTTTCCCGCAAGTTTTTGGGGCTTCTGACGTTTCTGTGCCGGATTACAACAATTACTACCAGAAAGTGGGTGAGAATGTGAATGGCACACAATATTTTCATGTTGGGGATCAAGAGTACTACGGGTATTCACCGGAGATCAAGTCCTTGTTCCATCTGTCCACTGGAGAGCAATCCTGG CAGGGAAATAGTGAAGGACGGACACAAGCTGAGCCGAACACAAAAGTGGGACGCTATTCGGTTGAAGAACGTAAAGACAGAATCATGAGGTACTTGAAGAAAAAGAACCAACGCAACTTCAATAAGACTATCAAG TATGTGTGTCGTAAAACCCTAGCTGATCGGCGTGTTCGTGTTCGAGGACGGTTTGCAAGAAACAATGACACATGTGAGCAACAATCTCACATGTCTAAGAATCACAACAACCATTCTGAAAAAGACGAAGATGTGTTTTCTGGATCAGACGACTATCTAATCCAG CAGATGGAAACCGACGATAGATGGCTTCAAGAGGCAATGTCTAGTCTGATTTCATTTCCTTGTGAATTGAACGCTCCTGCCGATGTTCATCATCCAAACACATGGAGCTTCTGA
- the LOC106299084 gene encoding two-component response regulator-like APRR1 isoform X2 — protein sequence MASSHPQFYSDFTFSGETPSQFHGSSSCPDVSALSNYFDDGYGSFNPTSNPKSTFFPQVFGASDVSVPDYNNYYQKVGENVNGTQYFHVGDQEYYGYSPEIKSLFHLSTGEQSWGNSEGRTQAEPNTKVGRYSVEERKDRIMRYLKKKNQRNFNKTIKYVCRKTLADRRVRVRGRFARNNDTCEQQSHMSKNHNNHSEKDEDVFSGSDDYLIQQMETDDRWLQEAMSSLISFPCELNAPADVHHPNTWSF from the exons ATGGCATCATCTCATCCTCAGTTCTACTCCGATTTCACATTTTCCGGTGAGACTCCGTCGCAGTTTCACGGCTCGTCTTCATGTCCTGACGTCTCAGCTTTATCCAATTACTTTGACGACGGCTACGGCTCCTTCAACCCAACTTCTAACCCGAAATCCACGTTTTTCCCGCAAGTTTTTGGGGCTTCTGACGTTTCTGTGCCGGATTACAACAATTACTACCAGAAAGTGGGTGAGAATGTGAATGGCACACAATATTTTCATGTTGGGGATCAAGAGTACTACGGGTATTCACCGGAGATCAAGTCCTTGTTCCATCTGTCCACTGGAGAGCAATCCTGG GGAAATAGTGAAGGACGGACACAAGCTGAGCCGAACACAAAAGTGGGACGCTATTCGGTTGAAGAACGTAAAGACAGAATCATGAGGTACTTGAAGAAAAAGAACCAACGCAACTTCAATAAGACTATCAAG TATGTGTGTCGTAAAACCCTAGCTGATCGGCGTGTTCGTGTTCGAGGACGGTTTGCAAGAAACAATGACACATGTGAGCAACAATCTCACATGTCTAAGAATCACAACAACCATTCTGAAAAAGACGAAGATGTGTTTTCTGGATCAGACGACTATCTAATCCAG CAGATGGAAACCGACGATAGATGGCTTCAAGAGGCAATGTCTAGTCTGATTTCATTTCCTTGTGAATTGAACGCTCCTGCCGATGTTCATCATCCAAACACATGGAGCTTCTGA
- the LOC106339950 gene encoding uncharacterized protein LOC106339950, whose amino-acid sequence MFVHNLGATSLQTRALQLMKENGGVPVDDFTLMKNAYTNKKTGEIQDGLIKGVIQVVENRKVDLLATQASMCEEGDSASSNSLTVEQLNNLVLEAVPKKKGRYVGLARSTGGASSSSSAHYPLVDELMEQIKTKDTEIEFLKQDNAEIRVELQQNRTTMEENNVLTQTLLQKFRTRFGEDF is encoded by the exons ATGTTTGTCCACAACTTAGGGGCAACAAGTTTACAGACCCGAGCACTTCAGCTA ATGAAGGAAAACGGTGGAGTTCCCGTAGATGATTTTACCCTGATGAAGAACGCCTATACCAACAAGAAGACTGGGGAGATTCAGGATGGACTTATTAAGGGCGTAATCCAGGTCGTGGAAAATCGAAAAGTGGATCTCCTCGCGACTCAAGCTTCTATGTGTGAAGAAGGCGATTCTGCATCTTCCAACTCCTTAACCGTAGAGCAACTCAACAACCTTGTTCTCGAG GCTGTTCCAAAGAAAAAGGGCCGTTATGTTGGATTGGCTCGTTCGACCGGAGGGGCTTCTTCTTCTTCTTCAGCTCACTATCCACTCGTTGATGAGCTTATGGAGCAGATTAAGACCAAGGATACGGAGATTGAGTTCCTGAAGCAGGACAATGCTGAAATCCGGGTTGAGCTGCAGCAAAACCGAACGACTATGGAGGAAAACAATGTTCTCACCCAGACCTTGTTGCAGAAGTTTAGGACCCGATTCGGTGAAGACTTTTAG
- the LOC106339982 gene encoding uncharacterized protein LOC106339982 has translation MTLGRLFKKKYDTSRKRYTKFKKLLQNRTGLGFDDMGRIDMSDDWWNERENMWCHGIRKSICKEIANTDLFEEEFRGVVVTGAEGWSAQHGEASLNSRVGGDDGDEADSQPGEETQAFGTETQPQAQTETQRQTQPAAQTHSGSSRAKRKRKEKDLVVEACDKRTAALEVKNRIAERMLERQEASSVENVLEILYALPGVREWSPLYEAAMEHLIDNEGSRRAFITMKTDEAKIKFLELRTKIKRDD, from the exons ATGACACTTGGCCGCCTTTTCAAGAAAAAATACGACACCAGTAGGAAGAGATACACTAAGTTTAAGAAGTTGCTTCAGAATAGGACAGGGCTTGGGTTTGATGACATGGGAAGGATTGATATGTCAGATGATTGGTGGAATGAACGCGAAAAT ATGTG GTGTCATGGGATTAGAAAATCCATATGCAAAGAGATTGCTAATACGGATTTGTTTGAAGAAGAATTTCGTGGTGTAGTTGTAACTGGAGCTGAAGGATGGAGCGCTCAACATGGAGAAGCAAGTTTGAATTCTAGAGTGGGTGGAGATGATGGTGATGAAGCTGATTCTCAGCCAGGAGAAGAGACTCAAGCATTTGGGACAGAAACTCAGCCACAAGCTCAGACAGAAACACAACGCCAAACTCAGCCAGCGGCTCAGACTCATTCCGGAAGTTCAAGAGCCAAAAGAAAGCGTAAAGAGAAAGATCTGGTTGTAGAAGCTTGTGACAAACGTACTGCAGCTCTGGAGGTGAAGAATAGGATAGCGGAACGGATGTTGGAGCGTCAAGAAGCCTCTAGTGTTGAGAATGTGTTAGAGATACTGTACGCATTGCCTGGAGTGAGAGAGTGGTCTCCATTATATGAAGCAGCAATGGAACATCTTATAGATAATGAAGGGAGTCGAAGGGCCTTTATAACAATGAAGACGGATGAAGCGAAGATTAAGTTTCTAGAGCTTAGGACTAAGATCAAACGTGATGATTGA